Proteins encoded in a region of the Oncorhynchus gorbuscha isolate QuinsamMale2020 ecotype Even-year linkage group LG16, OgorEven_v1.0, whole genome shotgun sequence genome:
- the LOC124000825 gene encoding beta-1,3-galactosyl-O-glycosyl-glycoprotein beta-1,6-N-acetylglucosaminyltransferase 4-like isoform X1 → MTSLQTMKIRCVFPSRLRKKQFISSLSSLLVICALLLLCLKVTIKNSVTIEQYGTTAGYDDVEPPHSYNIDCNAIYNMDPAEVGKSLVFRKQGVVWEQDESLINLTSNCPRYLRSRGYGTVQVSEEEEAFPLAYSLVVHKSAFMVDKILRAIYTPNNIYCIHYDLKSSELFKEAMEGLARCLPNVFIASKLETVMYASISRLKADLNCLSDLMGSEVKWRYVINLCGQDFPLRSNIELVADLKKLQGGNMMETSRPSKYKKQRFSFHHKLQDAAFEYIQMPVKTDKAKEPPPRGIQMFIGSAYFVLSWEFVAYVNTSTLARDFLVWSNDTYSPDEHFWATLTRVPGVPGEVPRAQADITDLMSKTRLVKWSYLEGPLYPTCTGKHVRSVCIYGAGELYWLMNYGSWFANKVDPKVDPVLIQCLEEKLVEKQRLLVKAKKSKPKTPSSGK, encoded by the exons ATGACAAGTTTACAGAC AATGAAAATTAGATGTGTTTTTCCAAGCAGACTGCGGAAGAAGCAATTTATTTCTTCATTATCGTCGCTGCTGGTGATCTGTGCCTTGCTGCTGCTCTGCCTAAAGGTCACCATTAAAAACAGTGTGACTATTGAACAGTACGGAACTACCGCAGGCTACGATGACGTCGAGCCTCCCCACAGCTACAACATTGACTGCAATGCCATCTACAACATGGATCCGGCCGAGGTGGGGAAGTCACTGGTCTTCAGAAAACAAGGGGTGGTGTGGGAGCAGGATGAGAGCTTGATCaacctgacctctaactgcccacGCTACCTCCGCTCCCGGGGCTATGGCACCGTCCAGGTGTCCGAGGAGGAGGAGGCCTTTCCACTGGCTTACTCCCTGGTGGTCCACAAATCTGCCTTCATGGTGGACAAGATCCTCCGGGCCATCTACACCCCTAACAATATCTACTGTATCCACTACGACCTGAAGTCATCAGAACTGTTCAAAGAGGCCATGGAGGGTCTGGCCCGCTGTCTGCCCAACGTCTTTATCGCCTCTAAGCTGGAGACAGTGATGTACGCCAGCATTAGCCGCCTCAAAGCCGACCTTAACTGCCTGTCTGACCTCATGGGGTCAGAGGTCAAGTGGAGGTATGTCATCAACCTGTGCGGTCAGGACTTTCCCTTGCGCTCCAACATAGAGCTGGTGGCCGACCTGAAGAAGCTCCAGGGGGGTAATATGATGGAGACGAGTCGTCCAAGCAAATACAAGAAGCAGCGTTTCTCCTTCCACCACAAGCTGCAGGACGCCGCCTTTGAGTACATCCAGATGCCAGTGAAAACCGACAAGGCCAAGGAGCCTCCCCCACGCGGCATCCAGATGTTCATTGGCAGTGCCTACTTCGTGCTCTCGTGGGAGTTTGTAGCGTATGTGAACACGTCTACACTGGCTAGGGATTTCCTGGTGTGGTCGAACGACACCTACTCCCCAGACGAACACTTCTGGGCCACTCTGACACGGGTGCCGGGCGTGCCGGGCGAGGTGCCCCGGGCCCAGGCCGACATCACAGACCTAATGAGCAAGACCAGGCTGGTGAAGTGGAGTTACCTGGAGGGACCACTTTACCCAACATGCACAGGGAAACATGTCCGCAGTGTGTGTATCTATggggctggggagctgtactggctCATGAACTACGGCAGCTGGTTCGCCAATAAGGTGGACCCCAAAGTTGACCCAGTCCTTATCCAGTGTCTGGAGGAGAAATTAGTGGAGAAACAGAGACTCTTGGTCAAGGCTAAGAAGTCAAAACCAAAGACTCCCTCCTCTGGAAAATGA
- the LOC124000825 gene encoding beta-1,3-galactosyl-O-glycosyl-glycoprotein beta-1,6-N-acetylglucosaminyltransferase 4-like isoform X2, protein MKIRCVFPSRLRKKQFISSLSSLLVICALLLLCLKVTIKNSVTIEQYGTTAGYDDVEPPHSYNIDCNAIYNMDPAEVGKSLVFRKQGVVWEQDESLINLTSNCPRYLRSRGYGTVQVSEEEEAFPLAYSLVVHKSAFMVDKILRAIYTPNNIYCIHYDLKSSELFKEAMEGLARCLPNVFIASKLETVMYASISRLKADLNCLSDLMGSEVKWRYVINLCGQDFPLRSNIELVADLKKLQGGNMMETSRPSKYKKQRFSFHHKLQDAAFEYIQMPVKTDKAKEPPPRGIQMFIGSAYFVLSWEFVAYVNTSTLARDFLVWSNDTYSPDEHFWATLTRVPGVPGEVPRAQADITDLMSKTRLVKWSYLEGPLYPTCTGKHVRSVCIYGAGELYWLMNYGSWFANKVDPKVDPVLIQCLEEKLVEKQRLLVKAKKSKPKTPSSGK, encoded by the coding sequence ATGAAAATTAGATGTGTTTTTCCAAGCAGACTGCGGAAGAAGCAATTTATTTCTTCATTATCGTCGCTGCTGGTGATCTGTGCCTTGCTGCTGCTCTGCCTAAAGGTCACCATTAAAAACAGTGTGACTATTGAACAGTACGGAACTACCGCAGGCTACGATGACGTCGAGCCTCCCCACAGCTACAACATTGACTGCAATGCCATCTACAACATGGATCCGGCCGAGGTGGGGAAGTCACTGGTCTTCAGAAAACAAGGGGTGGTGTGGGAGCAGGATGAGAGCTTGATCaacctgacctctaactgcccacGCTACCTCCGCTCCCGGGGCTATGGCACCGTCCAGGTGTCCGAGGAGGAGGAGGCCTTTCCACTGGCTTACTCCCTGGTGGTCCACAAATCTGCCTTCATGGTGGACAAGATCCTCCGGGCCATCTACACCCCTAACAATATCTACTGTATCCACTACGACCTGAAGTCATCAGAACTGTTCAAAGAGGCCATGGAGGGTCTGGCCCGCTGTCTGCCCAACGTCTTTATCGCCTCTAAGCTGGAGACAGTGATGTACGCCAGCATTAGCCGCCTCAAAGCCGACCTTAACTGCCTGTCTGACCTCATGGGGTCAGAGGTCAAGTGGAGGTATGTCATCAACCTGTGCGGTCAGGACTTTCCCTTGCGCTCCAACATAGAGCTGGTGGCCGACCTGAAGAAGCTCCAGGGGGGTAATATGATGGAGACGAGTCGTCCAAGCAAATACAAGAAGCAGCGTTTCTCCTTCCACCACAAGCTGCAGGACGCCGCCTTTGAGTACATCCAGATGCCAGTGAAAACCGACAAGGCCAAGGAGCCTCCCCCACGCGGCATCCAGATGTTCATTGGCAGTGCCTACTTCGTGCTCTCGTGGGAGTTTGTAGCGTATGTGAACACGTCTACACTGGCTAGGGATTTCCTGGTGTGGTCGAACGACACCTACTCCCCAGACGAACACTTCTGGGCCACTCTGACACGGGTGCCGGGCGTGCCGGGCGAGGTGCCCCGGGCCCAGGCCGACATCACAGACCTAATGAGCAAGACCAGGCTGGTGAAGTGGAGTTACCTGGAGGGACCACTTTACCCAACATGCACAGGGAAACATGTCCGCAGTGTGTGTATCTATggggctggggagctgtactggctCATGAACTACGGCAGCTGGTTCGCCAATAAGGTGGACCCCAAAGTTGACCCAGTCCTTATCCAGTGTCTGGAGGAGAAATTAGTGGAGAAACAGAGACTCTTGGTCAAGGCTAAGAAGTCAAAACCAAAGACTCCCTCCTCTGGAAAATGA